From the genome of Hippocampus zosterae strain Florida chromosome 8, ASM2543408v3, whole genome shotgun sequence:
CATTTAGGCAACAAACTAGTTGGGCCTAAAACAATTTTGCCCTCTACCAGTTTCTCCCAATTTGTTCTGTCTGTTACATCACTTTGGCTTCCCGCTTCTACCCGTTTAGGCGACGAATAAATTGGTCCTGAAACAATTGCGCCCTACTGGCTGCTCCCAATAACTTGAACCGCTACCCATTTAGGCAACAAACTAGTTGGGCCTAAAACAATTTTGCCCTCTACCAGTTGCTCCCAATTTGTTCTGTCTGTTACATCACTTTGGCTTCCCGCTTCTACCCATTTAGGCGACGAATAAATTGGTCCTGAAACAATTGCGCCCTACTGGTTGCTCCGAATAACTTGAACCGCTACCCATTTAGGCAACAAACTAGTTGGGCCTAAAACAATTTTGCCCTCTACCAGTTGCTCCCAATTTGTTCTGGCTGTTACATCACTTTGGCTTCCCGCTTCTACCCGTTTAGGCAACGAATAAATTGGTCCTGAAACAATTGCGCCCTACTGGCTGCTCCCAATAACTTGAACCGCTACCCATTTAGGCAACAAACTAGTTGGGCCTAAAACAATTTTGCCCTCGAGCGGTTGCTCCCAATTTGTTCTGTCTGTTACATCACTTTGGCTTCCCGCTTCTACCCGTTTAGGCGACGAATAAATTGGTCCTGAAACAATTGCGCCCTACTGGCTGCTCCCAATACATTCTGTCTCCATTGCTTTTACTTTCCTTCCTTTACTTCTTGAGCCTGTAAGAACGATGCTCTCTACTCGGTGCTGCCAATCCACAATGCCTCCCTCGACTTGTGTTAACTTCCCGCTTTCGCAGCAAACCACACATGCGGCAAACTAGCCGGGCCTGAACCAATTTCCCCCCTCTACTGATTGATGCCACCTCTCATTGCTTCACGTTATTTACCTTCCTGCTGGGGCTTAACCAATTGCTTTTTCCGGTTGCTGCCAAACCATTCACATGAGTTCAATTTGTTAACTTCCGTCTCTCTATTTAGGAAACAAACTTATTCGgaccgggaaaaaaaactgccgtTGAGCCTTTGCAGCCAATCCAACTCGTCACCTTCCTGGCAGCTCTAGCGCCAGGAAGTTGGCAAACTTATACAAACTGAAATATCGGCGTCGTCTACTTGTTCCTAAGAACCCGCAATGCCTTCATTGCCTCACTAAGTTCACTTCCTGCTTCCACAGCAGCCCATCGAGGCGCCTCGACAAACTGAACTAATGTATCATCTCTTGTGTTTACTGTTTATCTGTCTGCAGCTGCTTCGGCACTGCCAAATGAGGAGCGCCGGTTGTACTTCCACCTCGTAGCGAGCCATCCAAACATGACGTGTAGCCCCCCTCTCGCGCCCCCTTTCACGCGAGGGAAACGAGCTGAACCGAGCCTCCGCTTTGAAGACGCCTGCAGAGATGTAATTAAAGCTCAGCTGATCTCCAGCATGAGGAGGATCCAGCTCAAGAGTCTTCCTTTGAATCTTGCTCCTTAGAGGGATTAAGTTGCCAGTTGCTGGCGCGGAGACGGCGCAAAGTGTGAAACCAAACCCCGCGGATCTCCTAACGAGACCTCGAGACCTTACACCTGAGAAGAGTGCGGCGAAAGCTGAGAGGACCCCTCGGCCGACGGCGGGTTGCCAGAGTCTGCGCTAATTACCCCGCCATTGTTCTGAGAGCGGTTGAGGCACACATCCCGTAGAAACAAGTGCAGCTGCGCTGCTTCTTCTTGACTTATTGCCGGCTCCCGTTGGCCCGGCCGATGATGCGGGTGGTCCGCCGAGACACCTGGGAGGCTTTAAGGTCTGTCGGCGGACAACATTCCCTGATTACTACGCCGCCCTTTGATCGCTACATCGGGGGGGTCGTAAATCAAGAAGACGCGGTACGAACTGGCTAAGCTAGTGCttttaaactcttttttttttttaaagttttctttgtttattattcAAGACCTTTATAAAAAGTACACTGGAACCTCTGTACATGGTTCAAATGAAACCCAGTGATCTCCGATCCCTTgatctgagccccccccccccacaacttcGTTCCTAATTCCATGCTTTTTACCCCATAAATTTGTCCGTTTATAGCACAGTTCACAAAAAGTTAAAGGGATATCGGGGCTTTGAATCAACAGAAAATGGGCGATGACCTTCTTCCAGTAAAGGTCAACTTCAATGGATCCCTCAACTTTCAACACACATATCCGACTTGATTCCCTTCGTGCGTAACTTGCTGTTCCTTCACAACGACAAATGGAAATGTCCAAGGACGACCACCGtcgtgcctttctgtgactcttccagtcactCTCTTTCAACCGGCTGATGATATACAGCTCAGTGTCCACTCAGGGAGGATTCCAGATACATCCTCCGTTAAGTACTCACGCGGGACCGATAGCACTCAAGCAAGAGGGCTGGAGACATTAAAAGCTGCTAAAGCGCATTCTCCAACTTTCACAATAAAGTTGCCAAATTCAGAGATACGTATGCGCATGCAAGAGAGTCACAATTGCTCCGGAACCCGCAATCACGCTgctgttctttgcagaggataaagaatagatgcCAGTGAGTAATGTTATATTCTCAATACGTAGTTTCGCTGTTGGTGTTAAAACATCCACAGCATACTGGATTACAACACGGCGACGCTGATGCCATTTGTTGACCCATCTGTTTTGGATTGTTTGTTCACATCAATCTAAATGGACTCAATGAAATCAAAGCTAGGTAATTGTTTGAAATGCAGATGTAATACATTAGTTTTATGTCTTGATGACAGCAAACTTCAACTGGCAGTGGCATTAAACCGCTTGAAGTctctttttttgaagaattgttcactatcTGCCAAATTTCTGTTTGTTGTGAAGGGAATTGAGTTCATTGCCATCAAACAACGCTCAAATGTGGTCGCAACTCAAAAGGGGCAAGGTAACACTGTCCGTGCATTATTTCCTTTGTGAAATTTGTTTCGAAATCCTGTTCAGGCAAACAATGGAAGCCCTGGGATGTTTTTTGCCTAAAACAAAAGTCTACTTGGTCCAAGTTCTAGCCACACCAGCGCTTTCATTTCCCAGCCAACAAAGCCGAGTGACCTCAATGtcacaaatggagaaaatgaTTGTGCGAGACGCTTCCAGATGTTTCACTTTTACCCCATAccacccccacaaccccccaccGCCGACCACGCCAAGAAGCAGATGGTCAGCGCCGAACCAGAGGCACTAGCACGCTCGAGGAGGCCATCTTACGAGATTCTCGTGGGCTCGCAGGTATTTGGCGCACAGGTGGTGTCCGTTGTAATGGGCCAGCTGGGTAGGCGTGAACCCGTCCATATCTTTGTCAGAGGGGTCGGCCCGGCTGGCCAGCAGCCGTTCGCAGCACTGAAATATGCAGAGATGATTTACAGCTGCatttacaattttcttttttaattatcaaTTGTGTCCTCCTCagacattttgtacatttttctcATTATTGGAAGGGGCAACCTTCATGGTTGTGGTCAAGTTAGTGGGtggaatttgtttaaaaaaaaatttaagaccAGTGTCTTTTAGGTTTACAAGTCTTACACAGTGTTGACACATTTTAAACCCTCTGGTAGCGATTTATGGGAAAACAAAGCTCAAAATAGCGATTGGTGTACAATCATTCTAGAGcagcttgtttgtttgggtAATAGAAGTGAAGAGGTCACAAGAGTTAAGATGAAAAGCCAACCTCCATCTCTCCGTTCTCAGCGGCGTCGTGTAACGGCGTCCCGCCCCACAAATCCTTCAGGATCTTTGCCCCGGCACCAAGCAGCCGGTCCAAGACACAtgactgccccctgctggcggcAAAGTGCAGCGCGGTTGCACCGTCCCCGTCCTGGCAGGATGGGTTCACGTCGGTGTGGGTCAACttggcatttttgggggggagaggtGATGAAAGAGAAATTGTGTGGGAATGCTGAAGAGATGAAGAAAATTATCAACAAGACGTTGCACCATCAAAGTCGATGTGAACTCACCAGCCAGGCCACCACACGGATGTGGCCCATGTGCGAGGCGGCGTGCAGGCAAGTCATGCCGTCGTGCGCCCTCAcgtgcacgtcggcttcgcaacGCTTTACCAGGTACTCGGCCACGTTCACGTGGCCCTCCTGGCACGCCAAGTAGAGAGCTGTGGTGCCTGTGGACATCTGCCTGTTCACGCACCTGAAAGGAATGTCACAGGCTCTTCACATTTTGCTATGCACTGGTCTTATTCCTAATAAACGAtgacgttcattttttttttccccccactcaaAATTCTCCACATCACGACaacatgaaatacatttttgaaggatttttgggatgagcatttgtttttttttagcaaatttAATAAAGagaataaataattttccaaaatggaTTAACTTCCAACAGCATtcacattatttcattttttatgcacaaatttgcaaacatttgaaaatcgacttctttgtttttattttagggTGTAGTGTCAAGAATTTGGAGGGGgaaagaaatttttttttctattgtggaAAAAGGCTCCAACATGGAAAAAGTGAGCCACTGTCAATACTTCGTATGCATTGTATATTAATGTTTTCCCcacattatttttgtaatacATTTGCAGATGTttcaaaaactgttttcatgttgTGATTAGGAGCATTGAGGGGGAAAACAATTTTCCATGTTGGCATAAaagcagtaacataaaatatgGAATAAGTGAAGCACTGTGAATACTTTCTGGATTCCGGGACATTATTTAATGAATTTGTACAAActtcaaattttcttttttgttatcATATGGTGCCGTGTGTAGAATTTACTCTAATTGTGAAAAAAAGCCAATTTATTCTATTTTGGAATAAGACTAACAACACGATGGAAAAAGTGAAGCAGTTTGCATACCTTCTGAATGCACTGTAAAATCCTTTCACCCAGTCCTCCCCACATTATgttgcattatttttaaaacatttgcaaaaaacCTTCAAGCTTAAACATTCAAGGTTTTAAAATGTCGAAAATGTAAAGCGCTGTGAAACATGCGGCAGCGCTGGACGTGTGACCCCCATGATGAACAGACCTCGGCGCGTGGCCAACAAGCAGCTCCACGCAGTCGAGGTGCCCGTTGAAGGCGGCGTAGTGAGCTGCCACGGCGCCGCACTCggtctccgcttcctccatcgCCGGGCCTCCGACGGACAGCAGCCAGCGGACCGCCTCCGCACGGCCGAAGCGGGCAGCCAGGTGCAGTGCGGTGGCACCGGCGGCATCCCGGTCCTACGTGCACGCACAAACGGCACTCGTATCGAAcctaatgtttgtgtttttcttgaacGTAAGGTACATAAAAGATCATTTCAAGGGCCTTGTACCTATCAGAGTTGATGTATTCATAAACTGACACGTTTGACTTTCCAATGAACGTAAAACAAGTCATTTCATGAACAGAAAATTCAAGTCCGATTGAACCCATGGCTCACCTCCACGCTGCATCCCGCCTCTTCCAGGAGCCACCTCAGCTCCCTCACGTGTCCTGTGGCCGCCGCGTCGTGGGCCGGCGTGGCCCCGTTGGCGGCCCGGGCGTCGGGTGGCAGGCCGTGCTCACTCACCAGAAAGCGGAGGCACTCCAGGCGGCCGCAGCGGGCGGCGTGGTGCACGGGGCCGGCGCCTTGAGCGTCCACGGCGGGCGAGAGAAGGCCGCGAGACGTCAGTTCCCGCAGCGCGTGCAGGTCGCCCGCTCGGGCCGCTCGGATGGCCTGGTGGAGGACCATGCTTTTAGTTTTGGGAACCGTCGAGCTCTTCACGGTGTCAACGTGTTATTGTGTCCTCCTACCGTGGTGGAAAAGTGACACCTGAGAGGTCGCCAGATGGCCAGCGTGGCTGCATAGGGGCAGCCGAGCCAGCAGCCGCCGGGAAAGGTAACGAAAGACTGCTGAGATGCTTTTGTGTGGCGCTGAACACATGCTGACCCGTGACTCAAGCCAGAGGGGTAGCAGGGTGCCGCTGAATGGAAACGCCattattccatttaaaaaaacaaataaaaaaggaaaaacatagcTCCCCTTTAATCATTAATTTCCAGTTATTGAAAGCATTTTGACTCATCTCTCAAAGCCCACAGGATGTTGAGTTCTCACAATAATGATAATCATAACAATATCCTCgccaaaaaaaagagtaagCACCAAAAACAGCTCTGTGATATTGACGATTctactttttgcttttgtgacacctcaatttagaaaaaaaaaaaaaaaaaacaagacggagatattcatattttattgcaaaatacaaaaatcgaGGGCGACAAACACTTTCTACTACGTACTGTGACACATAATCAACCAaagcaaaagttgtgaaaatatcacggttaagggtaaagtatgaaccttaatggagacttcttcttactttttcttttctgattgatataaaaatgatttagtagatataaacacataacagggtaggactagataagtttttttacttcatcctactcccttgaacataataactgtgttgaatgaagactgatttctttctttttacttttttatctaccttattttctgtcaaattattactgtatatgttttatgttcaataaacaaacaaacaaacatcttctGCTTATTTCCCACGTATACATCTTCCATTCGAGTGTGAGGTACCTGAATTTGTCTGAACGTCAGACTTCCACCATGCCGGCATTTCTCTCCCGTATAATCGATGCAACAAGTCGAGATTTAGCGCCTAATCTTTTTTTCAACTCAAAAACTGTGCTGATCACAAAACTGAGCGATGCAATGCCGCCAACTACAAGGCGAGGCAACTTTATTGagatttcatacacaaggtaactcCATGTGGTTGACAAAATTACAAATGCAACATCTAAATGGTTTTCAGAAACAAGTTAATTTAATCGATTTAAAAGCAAAGAAGTAAAAAGCACCGGTAGCTTATTAAAATTACTCAAAGAATGTACAGTACCAGTACAAGATTTATTTGTTGTACAGTATGATGGAATGACTTGTTTACTTATTCGGTTTACATGATATCATTTTCTTGCTGTTGAACTGACGCGTTAGTATTCATAATTTCTCAGGGCAAAACAGTAtatgagatgaatgaatggatgctgACGGGTAAATATTTGGTGCAAAtgcaaatcaaaatgttttttgttttttttaaagggccaTTGTGCATTGTTtgcataaaaaaagtaaaacatgttttgaaagtgtgcctgcctgcctgtgTGATCAAGGGTGGCTTTATTGGCTCTGCTCCAGTAGCTTGACAGcctcttggaggtcttccacgGCGACGTCCACGTCCTCTCTGCTGGTCCTGTGGCCCACGCTCAGCCGTAGGGCGTTGGACGCCACTTCGGGGGTCACGCCGCAGCTCAGGAGGATGGGGGAAGGCCTGACGGACCGCACACAAGAGCGGTGGCGTGAGTCAATCCCAAATAGGGATGCGCGTTGGATTTGAGATTGACTGTTGTCAAATAGCATTGAATTACTGTAATTGGAGTTAGTTCTGTTTGATCCTAACTGGAGTCAACAGTATGACATCTTAATTTGTACTGGACCACACCGTATTGTAACTGGAGAGAATCATCTCAAAATTGGACCAGTATCATTACACCAGTTTGAAatcatgctcatttttttttttaaagaagtacgGTGAAGAGTCCATCGAACTAAACGGGAAAATTTCCGGCCCTTCACCAGCAAAGCCGGGAGCGTGTTAAGTGGGCCCCCGAAGCTACATCACCTGTCTCCGTGGTCTGAGTGGCAGGCGGCGCCTACGCTGGCCAGCAGCTTCTTGCAGTGGGACAAAACTCGCCAGCCTGAGGCAGAACAGAAcgagcattcttttttttttctttaaatgattCCAAAGCAGATTAAAGATAAGGAGGCTGTCGAGCGGACACCTTGTAAGCCTGGACCCAGGATGGACACGTTACAAGTGTTGGGCAAGCGATCAGAACCCTGGAAATGGTTGTTGAAGTGCAGCTTGTCTTTGAAAACGGCCTGCCAAGGGAACACGCAAACATACTTACATGAATGGAACCGTCATTAATCCATTCaagcaccccacccccccacccaataaataaataaattcctttGTGACATgattatatactttttttaattatgcaaATTACAGtgatgcaatttgttgtgatgccAGGTTGAGTTCGCTGCCCCCATTAAAAGACAAAACTTTTTCAATTGTATCATTATCATCTGCGTATAGGATAAGCAAATCTGAACTTGGAatttagtgattaaaaaaaataagagattTGAAGACCATATCTAAACTAACCTTGAGGCGTTCCTCCAGGTATTCTCTTACGTCTAGCATGTGACACTCGTAATCAGACAGGCGATCTGTCACCAGTTCAGCAGCCTAgtagggacacacacacacacacacacacacacacacacaaaaaagtgaacaaacaaaataatatcatacaagaaaaacaaaggtTACTACTACTTAATAACATTTAGGAAGTCATTTGGATGCCTTTATAGGTGATCACGACTTCAGTTCAGAGAGAAGTACGGCTAACGGAGCTCAGcatagatggatggaaagaaagtGCGATGACCAATTGAATAATAAATACAGTAGTGCCGTGAATTAAATATCCCtgacaaattcattttgatGAGGATAAGATAAAGATGTAAGTTGGCAAAAGTCAAATTGTTTTTGAGTCATGAAACGGACGTCAGACAAAAGTGGGCGAATTCGCCTATCAAAGTTGAAAATTATCAAATTCTATATTGATATTacataattaccggtaatcattttCACCTGGTGAACTTTTTGTGCTGCCTCACTATGTGAaagtttgtttgaaaaaaacaaaacatgcacacacactcacagcttTTACTTTATATTTTACAAAGAAATGTGCCATCTTTTATTTGCaatcttcctttctttttttcccccgacatCTCAAAATGTTTTGCACTGATTAGGGCACActgggctgaaaaaaataatatttcacaGGTAGTAAGTACATAATTGGAATAAAAAGTTGAGTTTCACTGCCTGAATACACACCTTTCCCAGTCCAGCAATCATCGGTGTGTTTTCTGTGCTGCcatgttaaaaacaaagacattgaTTAATTTACAGATATGGCTCTATGAATATAGTGATACCTCGACTTAAGAGTTTTCCGCAATTTGGGCCTTCGctcatctgattttttttttttgtctcgagtTGCGATCAAAAaatttgacaacatttaaaaggAAAAGCAAACAGAAATGTATCCAGTGTATTTCACCAAACCATGTTACTTTCCCAAAATCCGTTAGCTGATTGCTATCTTAGCGCTTTACTAGCTTTGGTTTTCCTGTAGTCGCTACCTtaagcaacatttttattttgtaaacaaaAGGCACCGCTGTACTCGTGTATTCGTGTATTTTCATTGCCTCATCAATGAAAATATATTACAGTATGATACCCAGGTCGAAAGTTCCTCTCCTGCCCGCCGCCAAATAGCATGGAATAGAGTGGCGTTTTCACCCCGAGGCCGCTCACATAAAGCGCACCGATGCGAGGCCCGtaaaactaaagaaaaaaaaacattcaaataaaaactcTATCAGCTGATTGTtgcttcatgaaaaaaaataaaaaatgttcaaacgcTACCTACCTTATGACCCACGATGGTGAGGTAATCCACACCCAGCTCCTTGACGTCCACTGGGATCTTCCCCAAGGCTTGAGCGGCGTCCGTGTGGATG
Proteins encoded in this window:
- the scly gene encoding selenocysteine lyase, translating into MSCQCNTDVMPGHRREFDNAEKSHNSIYMDYNATTPLAPEVIRATYDAMRDAWGNPSSSYVAGLTAKAIITQSRENVARMIGGNSEDIIFTSGGTESNNMVLHTAVEHFWKSQRDARKGDDGSRPHIIASDVEHDSVKLVAEHLKREGKVDFTCVPVSKTTGRVEADDVVAAVRPNTCLVSIMLANNETGIIMPIREISQRVRSLRQQDGRARVLIHTDAAQALGKIPVDVKELGVDYLTIVGHKFYGPRIGALYVSGLGVKTPLYSMLFGGGQERNFRPGTENTPMIAGLGKAAELVTDRLSDYECHMLDVREYLEERLKAVFKDKLHFNNHFQGSDRLPNTCNVSILGPGLQGWRVLSHCKKLLASVGAACHSDHGDRPSPILLSCGVTPEVASNALRLSVGHRTSREDVDVAVEDLQEAVKLLEQSQ